AGAGAAGGAAGGATTCAGTGCTTTCTTTGCTTGTGGGTTTCCTCTTGTTCACTTTTGATCTAGATATTGGTGGTTCTGTTCCAGTCCTCCTGCATATGCCCAAGAGGATTGGGAGTGGAGTGGACACCAGCAGAAGCACCATTTTTTCCTGTAGAGATTAGAAACAAGGAGCTTATTGCCCTGCTGGTCAAGGCTcaggacagagaggaggaagaaacaagTATAAAGGTTTTGGTTTTGGAAAGAAGTTGGAATCTCCTGACCCTGGGACCTTAAGATCCACaaaattgctgaaagaaaaaatactaccTTATTGAAAGGTAAGACATTAAACTGTTTTAAGGTTTAAGCTGTTTTAGCCACAGTAGCATATTTTCATAAGCTATGAAATCAAGCAGTCATTTCTGCTAAGCCCAAGtttttgtgaaataatcaccGGCCTTCCTGGTGAGATGAAGACCTGTGTATAGTGAGGGAGAGCCTTTAcaaaattttactcattttttaaatgacacttaCTGAATGCCAGGCACTATGGTAGGCCTTGGATATACAGAGATTAATGTGTCACCCTACCTATCTTCCAGAAGTTCTCactcaagcaaaagaaaaaacgaATGATTACAATGTGATAAGTGCTATAATAAATAGGTCACATATGTAATAAGAGTGTCCTAAAGGATTAATAGGAGCTCATGAGGTTGGAAGAAAGGGATGGGCATTTGAGGTAGAAAGAATTATATGTTCAAAGACATAGGTATGAAAGGGCATGCTGTACTGGAAGAACACACCAAATTTCAGAAATTACTATCTGATGTTTGCTATGGGCAAAAGAGGGGCAAGTGATGAGATGTTGCTAGGTAAGAGTGCACTAGCTATGGGGGCCTTGTTGCATGTCAAGAAATTTTAACTTACTAGCCACAGGGAATCACTGGAGATTGAGGACTGAGTTCCAGGATggtgggagaaaaaataaatataatggttttaaaatatgtatgtacctGTAGCTTTCAATTGGGTCTCAgcctcttgtcttttcttttttgctagtATTCCAGGTATCCTTGCTAGTATTCCTGGTATCGTTGGTAACCTAGTATTCTTACTAGGTTGATTCTAAACTTTGTAGGCTACTAGAGAGTAGAATTTTGACTTAGACTGTTGAAAACTAACTCTCCAATTTGTGCCAACCTTGAATACCTTCCAAGGTATATTATGCATACCTCAGCCTAAGATAATTTTCTTCAATCTGGAGAGAAAGCTATAAACCTAAGAGTAAAGATTCTGGCTGATTAAATCCTATAACAAGGAGGTGGCCAACCTTTCTTGTCTTTAATCGTGACAAAAACGGGGTCATAAATTTATGGTGaccccaaagaaaagaaaaccatcccGTGAAGTCAGACTTGATCCTGAAACCTTTTGCAGGAATTAATTTGAGGCCTCATTAGAGGGCTCTGAATAGACTTCACAGGCTCTGGTTGCAGCAGAGAGGCCAGACACAAGGTTCAGATTTTGGAGTGGCTGGTTGCTGGAACATTAGTTGACCATCCTATTAGAAGAGCTCAGGACTCAATGAAGTAAGTCACAAATTTAGGGACCAGTGAGAAGATGGTGACCGTGGTAGAAGATCTGGGTGAAATGTTTGAATAGGGATATCTGCATTCTATGGATTGTGACCTTCACTAAGAGAACAAAGACGAGGGGATAACTGTTGGACCTATGACATTCACATAGCAGATTTCAGTCACACTCAAAGACAGTGCTGTATACTTTAACCAGGAGGAGTACAGTCAGGCTGGGCAAAGGGCTCTGTGTAGATAATGATGCTGGCTGGAGTTCTTTAGGAATCTGATCAGTGTGGCAGTTAGTTTCAAAACTACTACATGTAATCAAGTTGGAGCAAGAAGAATTGTGTTTGAAGAAACGCATTTCAAAAGGCATCTACCAAGATTGGGAGGCTGAATGAAAAGTCAAAGATTTCAGGCCAAAAGCAGAACATTTCTATAAAATTAGTCCAAAAAGCAAAAACTAGAGGGagaatggaaaaattcttaaaagatgcCTTAAAGTACTCAAAATGAGATACATCAAGATATGTGGGTTTTAGTCTTCAGAGCTATCTGTATGACCTATAAAGTTTTGCCCTTTTTAGGTTAGAAGCTATAAACTATAATGCCTTATAGAAAGAATAATGGATTGACAGTTGAGGCATGTGCCAATTGCcacaagaaaatctttttttttaacagaaaagaacattcaaagagtgaatttgaaaataaaaacagcctgAACTCAGCCCTCTCTAAATAACAGACAGTTCTCATACTGGGCCTCCAAATAGTGTGGTAGAGtagactttaaatatatttaaatttcattatacTAGATACTAGTTTATTTGGTTTCAGATTCTAGTCAGAGGTAAAAAATAGTTTGAACGTACTGAATCTAAGAGAATTGTCACTGAGAATGTGCTCAAATTCACAATTCTTATTAGAAAACATATAATGattttaatgggtacagaggAGATATTGCCATTAGCAAACTCATTTCAAATCTCAGAAACTGCATGTTGGAAGGGTCAGGAGGTCCTGAATAGACCCCAGAGCCTTCATCTGTGGTAAAGCACTAGGTATGGATTTTGAAATGCCTTTAGTTAAGAATTtacaattttatgaatattaaataattcatgcTAGAAAGACAGCCTCTAGGTTAAATAAGATGGTTAATTTTCATAATGGTTTCTGTTGTACTCCCTCCCTTACAGAGAGTAAAGAATTTGTTGTGGTTTTATTCTTTAACACTCTTTGGACATAAGGCAAAATAGGGGGCacttggctagctcagttggtagagcaagcGACTTTTGATCtctggtcatgagtttgagccccacattgggggaaGAGtttactctaattttttttttaatgtttatttttgagagagagacagagcatgagagggggaggggcagagagagagggagacacagaattcgaagcaggctccaggctctgagctgtcagcacagagcctgacctggggctcaaacccaccaaccatgaaatcatgacctgaagtcggatgcttaatcgactgagccacccaggcaccctgagtttacttttaaaaaaaagaaagacaaaataggTTTCCTGTGTGATAAAGAAGCAAATCATAACCCTGTGTAGAGTTCTTCAACCTATGTAGCTCAGTAAGAGATTGGCATTTATCTCTATTTGAAATTGATTAAAATTAGaggttttaagaaatgttttatttgtgaaCATTCAGAGCAGCATTTCAGaatgctgtgatttttttttcaacgtgtttGTGTAATTAAGAAAGATCTATATGTTACCTTATTTATGAACTGGGCTGTGATAATATAATAGTAAAATACTCTGTATTTGTAACATGTTTTTTATAATGTTGTATCACTTGATGTTTGAAATAACCCTGTAAAATTAGAAGGGTAgatattatctctgttttacagatgaggaagagtgaggctcagagaggctaaagaTTTCACTTGAAGTCACAAAGTTAAACTTTTTACCATTATACTGCATCAGTGTTTCTTGGAGATGAGCATAATTCAGTTTTATAAGGCACAGACTGGCTTTGTCTGCTTTTTGTTGTCTTAATCATTGCTTCCAACAGAAAACTTTCTATACAAGGCTGGAAAATGATGGCGAATATCTATAATAGAGATAAACATTTGTTCCTATGAATAATTATTGAAAGTAGGTATCAACATGTTCTGAAGTTAAAAGAACGTGACAACATCCTTATTAGCACCATAACGCTGCCTAAAACATCATGGTTAAttgctattaaaatgtttttattttttcaggaggACTAACAACACTTACAAATTTGGAGAGATTACTTTTATTATGCTTTATACCTAATATTAAAGTTCTAGAAACAAATTTATGTGTGCCTTTGCAGAGTGgtgggaaatttttcattttgatagttTCAGTCCTTTTATTCACATTAATCTTACATGATTATAAAATTCTGTTTGACTTAACAGATTATCTGTTTGACTTAACTAAGTCCATTTAATGAAATGTCCTATGAAATTGAGTATCTTGTTATTTTACAGGATGAAGAAACACGAAAAGATTATGACTACATGCTGGATCACCCAGAAGAGTACTATAGCCATTACTATCATTACTACAGCAGGCGCTTAGCCCCCAAAGTGGATGTTAGAGTTGTGATTTTGGTCAGTGTATGTGCTATTTCAGTGTTTCAGGTTGGTATTAATGGAGGTGTATGTCTTCGTGTATGTGTTTGAGTGCACATTGCCTGGTACTGGGCATTAAAACTGAATTAGaagtaccttttatttttttttttaattttttttttttaatgtttatttgtgagagagagagagagagagagagcgagcaggggatggacagagagagagggagacacagaatccaaagtaggctccaggctctgagctgtcagcacagagccagacgcggggctcaaactcatgaatcgcaagatcgtgacctgagccaaagtcaaacagtcaactgactaagccatccaggcgcccctagaagtacCTTCTTATAAAGTTTATACttataaattcttataaaattttacttGCAGTTGAGACTAATTTTTTTAgactagaaaaataattcatttgttcaacCAATCGATAACATTGGAATCATTGTAAATGGGAAATCCAAGAAATTAATGATGAATGTCATTATTTAACTATAAAAAACTCAACAATagatctttttctcattgttccaTTTAGAGTATTTCCCCCAACAGCCAGAGTGAATGTTAACCTGATCATATCATTATTTTTGTAGGACTTTTCAATGATTTCTCATTAAATTTAGGGAAAACctgaactttttctttattttttaaaaaatatttatttatttttgagagagcaggagacagagaatcgcaagcaggctccacactgtcagcagagagcccaacatggggctcgaacccaggaactgtgagatcatgacctgggttgaaatccagagttggacccttaaccagctgagccacccaggtgcccccccaaaccTGAACTTCTTAATGTGAACTAGTAAGTCTTGGTGGCTATCCACAAAATGCCAGAAGTGCTTGCCATTActataacaaccaaaaatgtcccacACATTTCCACTGCCTGCTAAGGGCACTCTTGCTTAGGCTGAAAACTACTGAAACAGATTAAAAGAGCTGTAGTAACTTTTCATGTTCTTCTAAATGTCACAAAAATTTAACTTCAGCTTTAAGTGAGTTTTTCCTACTATTCTTAAACTAACCACACCTGTTATGTTCTCTAGAAGAAAAGAACATGTCAGATGATTAGAATGAAGCAATTTGCTAGTCTGAAAACTGCTGTTCCAGCTTAATTCCCAGAAATGAGAATCACTTTGTAtgacaaatagaaattctgttGAAAACTAACgtgtattttaaatgtatccGCTTTTGCAGAAGTATTTTCCCTTCAAAGGGGAAAGCAGGGATAATTTTACCTTTGTGTTTTAGATAATGTGATATCCTagtaacatttcttttccttagtcCTAATAGATTGCTACTATAATATTTCAAGATATTATCGGTGTAACTGCAATATTCATTCAGTAAAACAGCAAATGAAATGTGTGGAATAGTGAGGAGTAGGGCTTTTTCTGACAATTAACAAAACACTTTGTATATATTTACGAAATAAGTTAGATGTTTTACAGTCAcagtccgtgtgtgtgtgtgtgtgtgtgtgtgtgtgtgtgtgtgcgcacacgcgcttaatgtttatttagttttgagagaaagagagagagatcatgacctgagccgaagtcagatgctcaaccaactgaactacccaggtgtcccagatgTTTTCCAGTCAAATACGAGCTCAAACATATTTGAATCTTTTACTTCAGAATATAATGAGCATTGCTGTGATATGTCTAGATGGCTTAGGAAAGAGATGGGAATGAATATAGTTGCCTGAGTCTATATCCTGTGAtctcttttttaaacaagttCCTCACTGGCTAGTTTTGCCAGTTAACTCGTCCTCCAGAATGTAGATCACAGTCTCACagtcttaaaaagagagagagagagagagaattttttaataGTGATCTAGGGAAAGTCATTTCATAAAGATGTGAAATGAAAGGTATGGTGTGATTCCATGGATTTATCTTCTGATCTTGGTTATCTCCTGTCTGAATTAATGGCTTTTTGGCCCAGCTCAGGGCTTACTTGATTTATCTAGCCTGAGATCCCATGTACATGTGGGTGttattcaattttatcttttacttacAGAGAAAGATGATTGTGgtcccgattttttttttttaattaagttaagCTCTATGCCaagctcatgaccccaagatcaagagttgcatgctctacagactaagccagccaggcaggcaccccttgAGATCCCTATTTTTAATCAGAATGGCTTTGGAGGGGGGGAAGGTGTTCACCAAGATGCATTTTGGTAGTAAAAATGacccatttttctttgttaaatattcCAGTTTTTCAGCTGGTGGAACAGCTACGACAAGGCAATCAGCTACCTAGCCACAGTGCCCAAATACCGTATCCAAGCCATGGAGATTGCCAAGCAGCAGGGGTTGCTTGGAAAAGCCAAAGAGAAGGGCAGAAACAAAAAGTCCAAAGAGGAAATTCGTGACAAGGAGGAGAGCATcataaaaaacattataaaaagtaaaatagatatAAAGGGAGGCTATCAGAAGCCACAGATATGTGATCTtctcctgtttcagattctcttaGCACCTTTTCACCTGTGCTCATATATAGTCTGGTATTGCCGGTGGATCTATAACTTTAACATCAAAGGCAAAGAAtatggggaagaagaaagactATATATCATACGTAAATCCATGAAGATGTCAAAGTCTCAGTTTGATAGTCTAGAAGATCATCAGAAAGAAACTTTTCTTAAACGGGAGCTCTGGATAAAAGAGAATTATGAGGTGAGTACTCTCTGCTGGGATTTTAGTGTTATCTTACTTTTGAAGTTAAAATTTGGTGTATGAGAACGGATCACAGAAATGCACTCCAATTTCTGAAATccaagatttaaataataaataaagatccAGTTTTTATTGGAAGTGTGACTATATTTGGTAGTGGGACAATGGGTTTTTAACCTGTAATTTGTCTTAAAAGATGAACTTCAAATACTTTAATTGACTCATGCTGAAAATCTTAAGAAGGGTCTAATTTGTTGTGTTAAACTGCAGTGGGATAATATTTATGTTTGCAAGGGTGTCACAACAACTTTCTGTTAATTGCTCTAATTAAAATTTGTTCTTCCCCAAATTTTCTTTCAGTCATGTAAACTTAgccagagattaaaaaaaaaaacaaaacagagaaggaatAAGAGATGGAAATTTTGTTGAAATaacttcatttcaaaataaatgagcacagAATCTtctgtataataaatatattatgaaaagttaacttttattttttaaaaaatgcctctaAATTTTGGGCAGTTTAATAAATGCTATATAATTGTCATCTATACTAGTTACCTTGAAGTGAGCAGCTGCTTAGCTAAAGTCCTAGAGGAACTAGTAATCTCATCATAATGATATTATATTAGGTTTGGGGTAAAATTAATTGATGTtattaaatataagaataaagcacagtgatggggtgcctggctggctcagttggtagaacatgtaactttacttattacttatttacttatttatctacctatttatttatttatgagagtaaGCGAGCACGAAAGGGGGAgggcagcaagagggagagagagaatcccaagcatgcctgcactgtcagtgcagagcctgccatggggcttgaactcacaaactgagatcatgacctgagccaaagttaagccaaagacgcttaagtgactgagccatccaggcactgcagtggagcatgtgactctttttcttcctatttttttaaaatgtttatttttgagagacagagcacaagtgggggagggcacagagagagggaggcacagaatccaaagcagggtccagcctctgagctgtcagcacagagcccgacatggagctagaacccacgaaccacgagatcatgacctgggggaagtctgaagcttaactgactgagccaccccggtgccccagtgtgactcttgatctcagggttgtgagtttgagtcccacattgggtagagtttacttaaaacaaaacaaaaaaataatacagtgagaCCTTCTTAAGAAATCTGaagtgtgtttggttttttttagtttcataaacattcccttttttttttaagtttatttatttatttgagagagaacataTGCTTACACAcacgtgagcggaggaggggcagagagagagggagacagaggatccaaagcaggctttgtgctgacagcagagagcccgatgcagggctcgaactcatgaaccatgagactggggcttgaattcatgaaccatgagatgatgacctgaaccaaagtcagatgctcaactgactgaaccacccaggcaccccaacattccTTTTTATAGGTGGTGTCCTAAATAGATTTTACTGAAGGTAGGGTTCCAGTCTGAATTATATTTAACTTACTATGAATTGCCAGAATGTTTTCGCAAGTAGATGTAGTTAGCCTGCttgtaaataacataaaaatggaagGTAACATACTATTTTGTTCCtgaattatttgaaaagttttctcttttaagtagGGTAAGCAGCCCAGTTTACAAAACTATATTTTCCATGGAGTACTATCCTGGGCTGAATTATCATATGTTAATTATATGAGGTGATCTTAGTCATTACCTCCTAAAATTTGGTagtaaaatcatttctttctacAATTTGATGAAACTGGTTATGAAAACTTGTCCATTTAGCTTCAGCTGACATCCATGaagattttctttgttctatACCTTTGTGGTTTATTTAGCCCTCTTTGGGAAccttagtaaaatattttgaaaaaccaaAACTTCTCTTCGAAGATAAAAGTAGATGTAAGTTCAATTTGGAGACAAGTGTATATAAAAGGTCATTTTTTCCCTTCGTTAGCATTAACAAATACTGAAAGTCATCAGTTAAATTTTCAGAGTATTGTATTAAAGTAATAGTGTGATTCTTTAATATTGGATATTAATTATGGAGAGGAAATGTTTACACCCTTTCAACTCAGCTGATGTATGATTTCAGTAAGGAAACGAATGTATTCTCAGGTTACAGAAATCGGTGACAAAAATTACTAAGTTCttgtacaaatttttttaatttaaccctGAATGTTAAGGTGCTTAATTGCTTAGTATTTTTAGATGCATGGTCTTCAGAAGACTGTGTACATTCACAGGAAACTTTTACCTGaagttatatttgaaaaatattaatatgctgTAAAAGTAATGACACATGTTTCCCTTTGGATAGTAAAGTCATTTAGGGTTATTTATACTTACAGGTTTATAAACAAGAACAAGAggaagaactaaagaaaaaattgGCAAATGACCCTAGATGGAAGCGATACAGGAGATGGATGAAGAATGAAGGGCCTGGACGGTTAACGTTTGTGGATGACTGAGGATTGCTGGAATGCTACTGTGCCAAACCTTAATTGTGACATTATTTT
Above is a window of Panthera tigris isolate Pti1 chromosome D4, P.tigris_Pti1_mat1.1, whole genome shotgun sequence DNA encoding:
- the LOC102957544 gene encoding dnaJ homolog subfamily C member 25, with protein sequence MAAPLAPRRGAGAAGRRWLVLLPPLLLVLLLVRPAGALVEGLYCGTRDCYEVLGVSRTAGKAEIARAYRQLARRYHPDRYRPEPGDEGPGLTPQSAEEAFLLVATAYETLKDEETRKDYDYMLDHPEEYYSHYYHYYSRRLAPKVDVRVVILVSVCAISVFQFFSWWNSYDKAISYLATVPKYRIQAMEIAKQQGLLGKAKEKGRNKKSKEEIRDKEESIIKNIIKSKIDIKGGYQKPQICDLLLFQILLAPFHLCSYIVWYCRWIYNFNIKGKEYGEEERLYIIRKSMKMSKSQFDSLEDHQKETFLKRELWIKENYEVYKQEQEEELKKKLANDPRWKRYRRWMKNEGPGRLTFVDD